A stretch of the bacterium genome encodes the following:
- a CDS encoding OmpA family protein → MYKLIDEPKLELSFRSAYARFAPDSGDNSEYLTPQVVFRLSRHLLKHSQVFADCGIGYSIPLSEQNEFEGFSIPIDLGISWKPIPIIDMEFFMSLVPFLISDNETDYSSYGGGIGFVYHFGFKDCDKDWVPDEIDTCQYSPKNSKVDAMGCAYDTDGDGVFDGLDKCPDTPWTAFVDELGCPRDSDNDGVFNGVDRCPDTPGDIEVDSSGCPKDSDGDGVPNYLDECLNTPHGALTDEKGCSRDSDEDGVYDGIDQCPQTPSGFVVNSLGCPFVTPVELEEVRDAYESSLNIKASAMQKLDNIAERLRAYPFRIVEIGVYTDSEGSFTYNINRGMRVAEKVKEILIARGVSAEQLVLKGYGEVDLISPNSTVDGLKQNRRIVFRYLNNY, encoded by the coding sequence ATGTATAAACTGATAGATGAACCAAAATTAGAGCTATCTTTCAGGTCTGCATATGCTAGATTTGCGCCCGATAGCGGAGATAATTCAGAATATTTAACACCACAGGTTGTCTTCAGGCTTTCCCGCCATCTTTTGAAGCACTCACAAGTTTTTGCGGATTGCGGAATAGGCTATTCGATACCTTTGAGTGAACAAAACGAATTTGAAGGTTTTTCCATTCCCATCGATTTGGGTATTTCATGGAAACCTATTCCTATAATCGATATGGAATTTTTTATGTCGCTTGTTCCGTTTCTTATATCAGATAACGAAACGGATTATTCTTCGTATGGTGGCGGCATAGGCTTTGTGTATCATTTTGGTTTCAAGGATTGTGATAAGGACTGGGTTCCAGACGAGATCGATACTTGTCAATATTCACCTAAAAATTCAAAAGTTGACGCGATGGGGTGTGCATATGATACCGATGGTGATGGAGTGTTTGATGGTCTAGATAAATGCCCAGATACACCATGGACAGCTTTTGTCGATGAGCTGGGATGCCCTCGAGATTCTGATAATGATGGTGTTTTTAATGGTGTGGATAGATGTCCCGATACACCGGGCGATATCGAAGTCGATAGTTCAGGATGTCCGAAAGATTCGGATGGTGATGGTGTTCCTAATTATCTAGATGAATGCCTGAACACACCTCACGGAGCTTTGACCGATGAGAAGGGCTGTTCGAGGGACTCCGATGAAGACGGCGTTTATGACGGTATCGATCAATGTCCGCAAACTCCAAGCGGTTTTGTTGTAAATTCTCTTGGATGCCCCTTCGTTACTCCAGTGGAATTGGAGGAAGTCCGGGATGCTTACGAATCCAGTTTGAATATTAAAGCCTCTGCGATGCAAAAACTCGATAATATTGCAGAAAGATTAAGAGCATATCCATTCAGAATTGTTGAAATAGGAGTTTATACAGATAGTGAAGGTAGTTTTACATATAATATTAACCGAGGAATGCGTGTTGCAGAGAAAGTAAAGGAAATTCTAATTGCGAGAGGTGTTTCAGCGGAACAACTCGTATTAAAAGGATATGGAGAAGTCGATCTCATATCACCAAATTCGACAGTCGATGGCCTAAAACAGAATAGGCGTATTGTGTTTAGATATTTGAATAATTATTAG